In one window of Bradyrhizobium diazoefficiens DNA:
- a CDS encoding aromatic-ring-hydroxylating dioxygenase subunit beta, which translates to MTFRPLRLEVEDFLYREAALLDSWRLDEWLSLFSERGTYEIPAPDDLNGNSDSSLFVVADDFARLKDRVVQLLGDKAWAERPRSRTRRILSNVIAEELQTGEVDVWTNFVVYRTRLDKISVFFGRHQHILARHESSFKIQKRRSVLDLESLQSVGKVSFIL; encoded by the coding sequence ATGACCTTCAGACCACTACGCCTCGAGGTCGAGGATTTCCTGTATCGTGAGGCAGCCCTTCTCGATTCATGGCGCCTTGACGAGTGGCTGTCCCTCTTTTCGGAACGCGGCACGTACGAAATACCGGCGCCCGACGATCTGAACGGAAATTCGGATAGTTCGCTCTTCGTTGTTGCAGACGACTTTGCCAGGCTGAAAGACCGTGTCGTGCAGCTTCTTGGCGATAAGGCATGGGCGGAACGCCCGCGCTCGCGTACGCGACGCATCTTGAGCAATGTGATAGCGGAGGAGCTTCAGACTGGGGAGGTCGACGTCTGGACGAATTTCGTCGTCTATAGAACTAGGCTCGACAAGATCAGTGTCTTCTTCGGACGTCATCAACATATTTTGGCCCGCCACGAAAGTAGCTTCAAAATTCAAAAAAGGCGCTCGGTGCTGGATTTGGAATCGCTGCAGTCCGTGGGCAAAGTCAGCTTCATTCTCTAA